A genomic stretch from Bacillus sp. E(2018) includes:
- the fliG gene encoding flagellar motor switch protein FliG, with protein sequence MAKGMKELSGKEKAAILVISLGPDVAAQVYKHLSEEEIERLTLQISQVRKVDSTLKDEIITQFHQLALAQDYITQGGIGYAKTVLEKAVGKDEAMQIINRLTSTLQVRPFDFARKADPGQILNFIQNEHPQTIALILSYLDSSQAGQILSELPQEMQADIAKRIALMDRTSPEVINEVEQILERKLSATVTQDFTQAGGVESVVEVLNGVDRSTERTILDALEIQDPELAEEIKKRMFVFEDIVTLDNRAIQRVIREVQNEDLLLALRASSEEVKEVMFNNMSQRMAENFKEEMEFMGPVRLRDVEEAQSRIVGTIRRLEEAGELVIARGGGDDVIV encoded by the coding sequence ATGGCAAAAGGTATGAAAGAACTATCTGGTAAAGAGAAAGCGGCAATCCTCGTTATCTCTTTAGGTCCTGATGTTGCTGCACAAGTATATAAACATTTAAGTGAAGAAGAAATTGAGAGATTAACGCTTCAAATCTCACAAGTTAGAAAAGTAGATTCCACGTTAAAAGATGAGATTATCACACAATTTCATCAGTTAGCTCTAGCGCAAGATTATATTACCCAAGGTGGAATCGGCTATGCGAAGACGGTACTTGAGAAAGCGGTTGGTAAAGACGAAGCGATGCAGATCATCAATCGTTTAACGTCAACATTACAAGTGAGACCGTTTGACTTCGCTCGAAAAGCAGATCCGGGTCAAATACTAAACTTTATTCAAAACGAACACCCGCAAACGATTGCTCTGATTTTGTCATACTTGGATTCTTCACAGGCTGGTCAGATACTCTCTGAACTTCCACAAGAGATGCAAGCTGACATAGCAAAAAGGATCGCATTAATGGATCGAACATCTCCTGAAGTAATCAATGAAGTGGAACAGATTTTAGAAAGAAAGTTATCTGCTACCGTTACACAGGATTTCACTCAAGCTGGTGGAGTTGAATCGGTTGTCGAGGTCTTAAATGGTGTAGATCGAAGCACTGAACGGACGATCTTGGATGCCCTTGAAATTCAAGATCCTGAGTTAGCGGAAGAGATCAAGAAACGAATGTTCGTGTTTGAAGATATTGTTACGCTTGATAATCGTGCGATCCAAAGAGTTATTCGTGAAGTGCAAAATGAAGATCTACTTCTTGCTTTACGTGCCTCTAGCGAAGAAGTAAAAGAAGTGATGTTCAATAACATGTCACAGCGTATGGCTGAGAACTTTAAAGAAGAAATGGAATTTATGGGACCTGTTCGACTTCGTGATGTAGAAGAAGCTCAGTCTAGAATCGTTGGAACCATTAGAAGACTTGAAGAAGCTGGAGAGCTTGTGATCGCTCGAGGCGGAGGAGATGATGTGATTGTCTAA
- the flgC gene encoding flagellar basal body rod protein FlgC codes for MGVFDAMNVSASGLTAQRLRMDVASSNMANVDSTRGEYKNGVWEPYRRKMVVLGSGESSFKNMFNKAVNNGKMAGVKVDGIVNDQTPFKTVYQPEHPDANEEGFVQLPNVDPLKEMVDLMSATRSYEANVTALNAAKGMYLKALEIGR; via the coding sequence ATGGGAGTTTTTGATGCAATGAATGTATCAGCATCCGGTTTAACAGCTCAAAGGCTTAGGATGGATGTTGCTTCCTCTAATATGGCGAATGTCGATTCGACACGCGGAGAATATAAGAACGGTGTGTGGGAGCCGTATCGACGCAAAATGGTCGTTTTAGGTTCTGGTGAATCTAGTTTTAAAAACATGTTTAATAAGGCGGTTAACAACGGAAAAATGGCTGGCGTTAAAGTAGATGGAATAGTCAATGATCAAACGCCTTTTAAGACGGTTTATCAACCTGAACATCCTGATGCAAACGAAGAAGGGTTTGTTCAGCTTCCAAATGTAGACCCGCTAAAAGAGATGGTCGATTTAATGAGTGCTACTCGATCATATGAAGCAAATGTTACAGCACTAAACGCAGCAAAAGGAATGTACTTAAAAGCATTAGAAATTGGCCGTTAG
- the fliF gene encoding flagellar basal-body MS-ring/collar protein FliF: MKEKWKNIIKQTTERFKTRSNGQKGLILGAIFLIITAFIFVTVMMSTPNLVPLYSNLSPQEAGQIQENLNSKGVANEVQDGGKTILVPEEQVNNLQVQLAAEGLPESGNIDFSYFGEKSGFGITDKEFGVLEREATQTEIASLIKSINGVEDASVMITLPESSVWVNQEEEKASASVVLSLGAGAKLNEDQVKALYHLVSKSVSNLPMENIVITDQYFNYYDLNSVNSTASSSKYEEQRKIKQDVERDLQRRVQQMLSTIMGQGKVVATVTTDIDFTEEKREENIVEPVDKENMKGIEVSVERIRETFTGEGAGEGGVGGTGDQEVPTYPGSAAGSNGDYEKVEERINNEVNKIRKEIVESPYEIRDLGIQVMVEPPTPNKPESLPQERLDDIEQILSAIVRTSISKEINETLSEDDIQEKIFVSAQPFNGKQETTAVSKGVPLWIYIVGGVLIIVIILLIFLLSRKRRTESENKIEEFQMDEPQESYYVPDVNQEKGSEGTVRKEQLERMAKEKPEEFAKLVRTWLSEE; this comes from the coding sequence ATGAAAGAAAAATGGAAAAACATCATCAAGCAAACGACAGAACGGTTTAAAACTCGTTCCAATGGACAAAAGGGATTAATTCTCGGTGCAATCTTTCTCATAATCACAGCATTTATCTTTGTAACAGTCATGATGTCAACACCTAACCTTGTTCCTTTGTATTCAAATCTTTCCCCTCAGGAAGCTGGTCAAATACAAGAGAATTTAAATAGCAAAGGTGTGGCGAATGAAGTCCAAGATGGCGGCAAAACCATACTAGTTCCTGAAGAACAGGTAAACAATCTGCAAGTGCAACTTGCCGCAGAAGGATTACCTGAAAGCGGAAATATTGATTTCTCCTATTTTGGAGAAAAATCAGGTTTTGGAATAACAGATAAAGAATTTGGGGTTTTAGAGAGAGAAGCGACACAGACAGAGATTGCAAGTTTAATAAAGAGCATCAACGGTGTTGAAGATGCAAGCGTAATGATCACCCTGCCTGAAAGCAGTGTCTGGGTGAACCAAGAAGAAGAAAAAGCTTCAGCCTCTGTAGTTCTATCCTTAGGTGCTGGAGCAAAATTAAATGAAGATCAGGTGAAAGCACTCTATCATCTCGTTTCAAAGAGTGTGAGCAACCTTCCTATGGAGAATATCGTCATTACGGATCAATACTTTAATTATTATGATTTGAATTCAGTAAACTCTACAGCTTCATCTTCAAAATACGAAGAGCAAAGAAAAATTAAGCAAGATGTTGAAAGAGACTTACAACGTAGAGTTCAACAGATGCTATCAACGATCATGGGACAAGGTAAAGTAGTTGCTACTGTGACTACAGATATTGACTTTACGGAAGAAAAACGTGAAGAGAATATCGTTGAACCTGTTGATAAAGAAAACATGAAAGGCATCGAAGTAAGCGTTGAGCGAATAAGAGAGACGTTTACTGGAGAAGGTGCAGGAGAAGGTGGAGTGGGAGGAACGGGTGACCAAGAGGTGCCTACCTACCCAGGTTCAGCTGCAGGTTCAAATGGAGACTATGAAAAAGTAGAAGAACGTATAAATAACGAAGTGAACAAGATACGCAAAGAAATCGTTGAGAGTCCTTATGAGATACGAGATCTAGGTATACAAGTCATGGTAGAGCCACCGACTCCAAACAAACCAGAGTCGTTACCACAAGAACGATTAGATGATATTGAACAAATTCTGAGTGCGATTGTTAGAACAAGTATCTCAAAAGAGATAAATGAAACATTATCAGAAGATGATATTCAAGAAAAAATATTTGTATCTGCACAGCCTTTTAACGGAAAACAAGAAACAACTGCCGTTTCTAAAGGCGTTCCGTTATGGATCTACATAGTTGGCGGAGTCTTAATAATCGTAATTATTCTATTAATCTTCTTGCTTTCTCGAAAAAGAAGAACAGAGTCCGAGAACAAGATTGAAGAATTCCAGATGGATGAGCCTCAAGAGTCTTACTATGTACCGGATGTAAACCAAGAAAAAGGGTCTGAAGGAACAGTACGTAAGGAACAGTTAGAACGAATGGCAAAAGAAAAGCCTGAAGAATTCGCCAAGTTGGTAAGAACATGGCTTTCAGAGGAGTAA
- the flgD gene encoding flagellar hook assembly protein FlgD: MTKISEDLMLSNYQAKTKQTGSNILGKDDFLKILITQLQNQDPTSPMQDREFIAQMASFSSLEQMTNMNQTMQQFLSFQTESSLLQQSQMIGKQVTYETETVDAEGNKKIEEKEAVVKSVLFEKGSVMLEMSDGTKITSYQVIKITDQAK; the protein is encoded by the coding sequence ATGACCAAGATCTCTGAAGATCTGATGCTTTCAAATTATCAAGCAAAAACAAAACAAACTGGTTCAAACATTTTAGGCAAAGATGATTTTTTAAAGATCTTAATCACACAGCTACAAAACCAAGACCCTACAAGTCCGATGCAAGACCGTGAGTTTATCGCACAGATGGCAAGCTTTTCATCACTAGAACAGATGACAAACATGAACCAAACGATGCAGCAATTCCTATCGTTTCAAACAGAATCTTCATTATTACAACAAAGCCAGATGATCGGTAAACAAGTAACCTACGAAACAGAAACCGTTGATGCAGAAGGTAACAAAAAGATAGAAGAAAAAGAAGCTGTAGTGAAATCGGTGTTGTTTGAAAAAGGATCTGTCATGTTGGAAATGAGTGATGGAACAAAGATCACAAGTTACCAAGTGATCAAAATAACCGATCAGGCAAAGTAA
- the fliI gene encoding flagellar protein export ATPase FliI produces MNVEHMIDSLQSIDSYKRYGKVIRVVGLMIESKGPKTSIGDVCYIHTGNNKQKIKAEVVGFQEENVLLMPFTYVKNIAVGSLVEATHRALEIKVGPSLIGKVLDGMGVPLDGSPLPRGLFRYPSENEPPNPMERPRIHESIQLGIRSIDSLLTVGKGQRVGIFAGSGVGKSTLLGMVARNSTADLNVIALIGERGREVLDFIERDLGEEGLKRSIVIVATSDQPALMRIKGALTATSIAEYFRDQGKNVMLMMDSVTRVAMAQREIGLAVGEPPTTKGYTPSVFAVLPKLLERSGTNKNGTITAFYTVLVDGDDFNEPISDTVRGILDGHFILDRNLANKGQFPALNILKSISRVMNDIVPKEHRQAAERLRELLSSYVEAEDLISIGAYKRGSSKSVDEAIQMYPNILTFLKQQVDEDVTYEQALERLLIEFGKDER; encoded by the coding sequence ATGAACGTGGAACATATGATTGATTCCCTTCAATCAATCGATTCCTATAAAAGATATGGAAAAGTGATTCGGGTTGTGGGGCTAATGATTGAATCAAAAGGACCTAAAACATCGATTGGTGATGTCTGCTATATTCACACGGGGAACAACAAGCAAAAAATCAAAGCTGAAGTAGTAGGTTTTCAGGAAGAGAATGTTTTGTTGATGCCATTTACGTATGTAAAGAATATTGCAGTTGGCAGTTTGGTAGAAGCCACACATCGCGCGCTGGAAATAAAGGTAGGACCTTCTTTGATTGGAAAAGTATTAGATGGTATGGGTGTTCCTTTAGATGGTTCTCCTCTGCCTCGTGGTTTGTTTCGTTATCCATCAGAGAACGAGCCACCGAATCCGATGGAAAGACCTAGAATTCATGAAAGTATTCAGCTCGGTATTCGATCGATCGATAGTTTGTTAACGGTCGGTAAAGGCCAGCGGGTAGGTATTTTTGCCGGAAGTGGAGTAGGTAAGAGTACACTGCTCGGTATGGTGGCACGTAACTCGACAGCTGACCTTAATGTTATCGCGCTAATCGGTGAACGAGGACGCGAAGTTCTTGATTTTATTGAGCGAGATCTAGGTGAAGAAGGATTAAAGCGATCTATTGTAATCGTTGCGACTTCAGATCAACCTGCTTTAATGCGGATAAAAGGTGCACTGACTGCAACAAGTATCGCAGAATATTTTCGAGACCAAGGCAAGAACGTTATGTTGATGATGGACTCTGTAACACGTGTGGCTATGGCTCAGCGTGAGATCGGATTAGCTGTTGGAGAACCACCAACTACAAAAGGTTACACACCGAGCGTATTTGCGGTTCTTCCAAAATTGTTAGAACGATCTGGAACGAATAAGAACGGAACGATTACAGCTTTTTACACCGTGTTAGTTGACGGAGACGATTTTAACGAGCCCATCTCAGATACGGTTCGAGGAATTCTAGATGGACATTTTATCTTAGATCGAAACTTAGCCAATAAAGGGCAGTTTCCTGCTTTAAATATTCTAAAGAGTATTAGCAGGGTGATGAATGATATCGTTCCGAAAGAGCACCGACAAGCGGCTGAACGTCTTCGAGAACTTTTATCATCCTATGTGGAAGCGGAAGACTTGATCAGCATTGGCGCTTACAAAAGGGGTTCTTCGAAATCAGTGGATGAAGCAATCCAGATGTATCCCAACATTCTAACGTTTCTTAAACAGCAAGTAGACGAGGATGTTACTTACGAACAAGCTCTAGAGCGGCTTTTGATTGAATTTGGGAAGGATGAACGTTGA
- the codY gene encoding GTP-sensing pleiotropic transcriptional regulator CodY: MNLLNKARSINSMLQQTGGKQVNFKEMAETLSTVIEANIFVVSRRGKLLGLALKQEIENERMKKMIEDRQFPTDYTKNLFNITESLSNIDIESDYTAFPVENKDLFSTGLTTIVPIVGGGERLGTLILSRLSTSFEEDDLVLAEYGATVVGMEILREKAEEIEEEARNKAVVQMAISSLSYSELEAIEHIFEELEGNEGLLVASKIADRVGITRSVIVNALRKLESAGVIESRSLGMKGTYIKVLNDKFLLELEKLKTS; the protein is encoded by the coding sequence ATGAATTTATTGAACAAAGCAAGAAGTATCAACTCGATGCTTCAACAAACAGGTGGTAAACAAGTAAACTTTAAAGAGATGGCTGAAACACTTAGTACGGTGATTGAAGCAAATATTTTTGTAGTCAGCCGTCGTGGTAAACTGCTTGGCCTAGCTCTTAAACAAGAAATTGAGAACGAGCGTATGAAGAAGATGATCGAGGATCGTCAATTCCCTACCGATTACACAAAAAATCTTTTCAACATTACAGAATCTCTTTCAAACATTGATATAGAGAGCGATTATACAGCATTCCCTGTAGAGAACAAAGATTTGTTCTCTACAGGATTAACGACAATCGTTCCAATCGTAGGTGGCGGTGAAAGACTGGGCACTCTTATTCTTTCAAGACTATCTACATCATTTGAAGAAGACGATCTCGTTCTAGCAGAGTATGGTGCTACAGTTGTTGGAATGGAAATCCTTCGTGAAAAAGCGGAAGAAATCGAAGAAGAAGCTCGTAACAAAGCAGTTGTTCAAATGGCGATCAGTTCATTATCATATAGTGAGTTAGAAGCGATCGAACATATTTTTGAAGAATTAGAAGGAAACGAAGGATTGCTTGTAGCAAGTAAGATTGCAGACAGAGTGGGTATTACTCGATCTGTGATCGTGAACGCGCTTCGTAAACTAGAGAGTGCGGGTGTTATTGAATCTCGTTCTCTAGGTATGAAGGGAACATATATCAAAGTGTTGAACGACAAGTTCTTACTTGAGCTTGAAAAGCTTAAAACTTCATAA
- the hslU gene encoding HslU--HslV peptidase ATPase subunit, which translates to MNSQLTPRQIVEKLDQYIIGQNDAKKAVAVALRNRYRRSLLDDKLRDEVSPKNILMIGPTGVGKTEIARRLAKLAQAPFIKLEATKFTEVGYVGRDVDSMVRDLVETSVRLVKELKMNDVKDKAEQNANKRLVELLVPGKKTETSFKNPLEMFFGGGNQEQEQKPQQDDVSDLRQRRNQMAQKLALGEMEDHLVTVEVEEQNPSMLDMFQGSGLEQVGMNMQDMIGGLMPKKKKKRKLTVREARKVLTQDEAAKLIDMDDVTSEAVYKTEQTGIIFIDEIDKIAGKNQNSADVSREGVQRDILPIVEGSTVMTKYGSIKTDHILFIAAGAFHISKPSDLIPELQGRFPIRVELNSLSVEDFTRILIEPDNAIIKQYKALLSTEGINVEFSDDAIAKIASIAYEVNQDTDNIGARRLHTILERLLEDLSFEAPDISLDQITITPEYVEEKLANIAKNKDLSQYIL; encoded by the coding sequence ATGAACAGTCAATTAACTCCAAGACAGATTGTTGAAAAGTTAGATCAGTATATTATAGGTCAAAACGATGCAAAGAAAGCTGTCGCTGTTGCGCTTCGTAATCGTTATAGAAGAAGTTTGCTCGACGACAAGCTTCGTGATGAAGTGTCACCAAAAAATATTCTTATGATTGGACCTACTGGTGTAGGAAAGACAGAGATTGCTAGAAGGTTAGCAAAACTCGCTCAAGCTCCTTTCATTAAACTTGAAGCAACTAAATTTACTGAAGTTGGTTATGTTGGACGTGACGTTGATTCAATGGTGCGTGACTTAGTTGAAACTTCAGTAAGACTTGTAAAAGAGCTAAAGATGAACGATGTAAAAGATAAAGCAGAGCAAAATGCTAATAAAAGACTTGTTGAGCTCTTAGTTCCTGGTAAAAAAACAGAAACGAGCTTTAAAAACCCGCTAGAGATGTTCTTTGGAGGCGGTAATCAAGAGCAGGAACAAAAGCCGCAGCAAGATGATGTTTCAGATCTTAGACAGAGACGAAACCAAATGGCACAGAAGCTTGCGCTTGGTGAGATGGAGGATCATCTTGTTACGGTAGAGGTTGAAGAACAGAACCCTTCCATGCTAGACATGTTCCAAGGTTCAGGACTAGAACAAGTAGGCATGAACATGCAGGATATGATCGGTGGACTTATGCCGAAGAAAAAGAAAAAAAGAAAACTCACTGTTCGAGAAGCTCGTAAAGTATTAACGCAAGATGAAGCGGCAAAACTTATCGATATGGATGATGTTACGAGTGAAGCAGTTTATAAGACTGAACAAACAGGTATTATATTTATAGATGAGATCGATAAGATAGCAGGAAAGAATCAAAACTCTGCTGATGTGAGCCGTGAAGGTGTTCAGCGAGATATCCTTCCTATCGTGGAAGGTTCTACAGTGATGACAAAGTATGGCTCGATTAAGACGGATCACATCCTGTTTATTGCAGCTGGAGCTTTTCATATTTCTAAGCCTTCTGATCTCATTCCAGAGCTGCAAGGAAGATTTCCGATCAGAGTTGAACTAAATAGCTTGTCTGTTGAGGATTTTACACGTATATTAATAGAGCCTGATAATGCGATCATAAAACAGTATAAAGCTCTATTGAGTACGGAAGGTATAAATGTTGAATTTTCTGACGATGCTATTGCTAAGATTGCAAGCATTGCCTATGAAGTGAATCAAGACACCGATAATATCGGTGCACGAAGACTTCATACCATATTAGAACGCTTATTAGAAGATTTATCTTTTGAAGCGCCTGATATCAGCTTAGATCAAATTACCATTACACCCGAGTATGTAGAAGAAAAACTGGCTAACATCGCAAAGAACAAGGATCTGAGCCAATATATATTATAG
- a CDS encoding flagellar hook-length control protein FliK, translating into MISQPAVSSVQSSVGSGPSQKSSKIDALFSQLLASSATETENVTEGLGDMIASILGSIEDLEWSSDLLKNETVQSLLNDLPPEMKEVVEKLLESEIDLSEIATNPTPEMKLALLLQVVVNEETKPFSQKDQKQITDMISRWFPGVKLDQKDSLTKQTEQIFGEIKKLLSESSSHDKNTFVKIIETLSVEKKVKSFADQAFQRYVPTTKSMEPSVSASKELQTLQSPLSPIEQWTLKVPVTGGEGQKEQFVREVQQIISRAKLFVTESGFTKMQIRLTPEHLGNIEIQLIQKHGEITAKIIASSQGAKDALDSQLTQLKQAFTSQDIDFEKIDVFLNGDEQTFDFRDQNSQEYEDQQHAEENMSEDEKSDQLSFDEQLSQLVLNEKV; encoded by the coding sequence ATGATTTCGCAGCCAGCGGTTTCAAGTGTACAGTCTTCAGTTGGATCTGGACCTTCTCAAAAAAGTAGCAAAATAGATGCACTCTTTTCACAACTACTAGCATCTTCAGCTACAGAGACTGAGAACGTTACAGAAGGTTTAGGTGACATGATCGCTAGTATTCTAGGTAGCATAGAGGATCTCGAATGGAGTTCAGACCTATTAAAAAACGAAACTGTTCAATCATTATTAAACGATCTGCCGCCTGAAATGAAAGAAGTGGTTGAGAAGCTTCTTGAGAGCGAGATTGATCTTTCAGAAATTGCAACAAACCCAACGCCTGAGATGAAGCTAGCTCTATTGTTGCAGGTTGTTGTTAACGAAGAAACGAAGCCATTCTCGCAAAAAGACCAGAAGCAGATCACAGATATGATCAGCCGATGGTTTCCAGGAGTAAAACTTGATCAAAAAGATTCTCTAACAAAACAAACAGAGCAGATTTTTGGAGAGATCAAAAAGCTTCTAAGCGAGTCATCAAGTCATGATAAGAATACTTTCGTAAAAATTATCGAGACACTATCGGTCGAAAAAAAGGTGAAGAGTTTTGCGGACCAAGCCTTTCAGCGATATGTACCGACAACAAAGTCAATGGAACCTAGTGTTTCAGCTTCTAAAGAACTTCAAACGCTGCAAAGTCCACTTTCTCCTATAGAACAATGGACATTGAAAGTGCCTGTTACAGGAGGAGAAGGACAGAAGGAACAGTTTGTACGTGAAGTTCAACAGATCATTTCAAGAGCAAAGTTGTTCGTTACAGAATCTGGATTTACAAAGATGCAGATTCGATTAACACCTGAACATCTTGGAAACATCGAGATACAGCTTATCCAAAAGCATGGTGAGATCACAGCAAAGATCATAGCATCTAGTCAAGGTGCGAAAGATGCCTTGGATAGTCAGCTCACACAATTAAAACAAGCTTTCACAAGTCAAGATATAGACTTTGAAAAAATTGATGTCTTTCTAAACGGTGACGAACAGACTTTTGATTTCCGTGATCAGAATAGTCAGGAATATGAAGATCAACAGCATGCAGAAGAGAACATGTCTGAGGATGAGAAATCGGATCAACTATCATTTGATGAACAACTATCACAATTGGTACTAAACGAAAAGGTGTGA
- the flgB gene encoding flagellar basal body rod protein FlgB yields MNLFSGSVIKNLEMALDGSALKQKTISNNLANVDTPGYKAKETVFSQEFKKSLQAHRTDQRHFSFGTETSSSFSVREKTNTVMNHNGNNVDVDKEMAELAKNQLYYQTLVQRINGKFNSIKMVVKGGR; encoded by the coding sequence GTGAACTTGTTCTCTGGCTCAGTCATAAAAAATTTAGAGATGGCATTAGATGGATCGGCGTTAAAACAAAAGACCATTTCGAATAACTTAGCTAATGTGGACACACCTGGATATAAAGCTAAAGAAACTGTTTTTAGCCAGGAATTCAAAAAAAGCTTGCAAGCCCATCGAACAGATCAGCGTCATTTTTCATTCGGTACTGAAACATCCTCTTCTTTTAGTGTTAGAGAAAAAACGAATACAGTGATGAATCATAACGGAAATAATGTGGATGTAGATAAAGAGATGGCAGAATTAGCAAAGAATCAGCTTTATTATCAGACACTTGTACAGCGAATTAATGGAAAGTTTAATTCAATTAAGATGGTTGTTAAAGGTGGGAGATAA
- the fliJ gene encoding flagellar export protein FliJ — MSFHFSMEKVLSVKQKEKESIEQELGEAVQAFEGIAEEIYSLLKRKEDIENQSNYTFQQKIVVNDLQNTQRFLLSMTNKIKELQPLLQRARERMQLIQQRLLQQTIEVKKYEKLKERQLSAYKVEVASYENKQNDEFSVLRFAKS, encoded by the coding sequence ATGTCATTTCATTTTTCTATGGAAAAAGTATTGTCTGTTAAACAAAAAGAAAAAGAATCGATTGAACAAGAATTAGGAGAGGCTGTACAAGCGTTTGAAGGTATAGCAGAAGAGATATACAGCCTGCTTAAAAGGAAAGAAGACATCGAGAACCAATCGAATTACACCTTTCAGCAGAAAATCGTGGTAAATGATTTACAGAATACACAGCGTTTTCTTTTATCCATGACGAACAAGATCAAAGAATTACAGCCGCTTTTACAAAGAGCAAGAGAAAGAATGCAGCTCATTCAGCAAAGGTTATTGCAGCAGACCATTGAAGTGAAAAAATATGAAAAGCTAAAAGAAAGACAACTCAGTGCTTATAAAGTGGAAGTTGCTTCTTATGAGAATAAGCAGAACGACGAATTTTCGGTTTTGCGTTTTGCGAAGTCGTAA
- the fliE gene encoding flagellar hook-basal body complex protein FliE — translation MDKISISSLQNISNPTSVSKVTPYEAQEDFKSYLKGALDTLGETQAQSNQATQGLMNGNMDNLHQVMITAEKASVTMQTTLEIRNKVVEAYQEIMRMQV, via the coding sequence ATGGACAAAATTTCAATTAGTTCACTTCAGAACATCAGTAATCCAACTTCAGTTTCAAAAGTAACACCATATGAAGCTCAAGAAGATTTTAAGAGCTATCTAAAAGGAGCTTTAGATACGTTAGGTGAAACACAAGCGCAATCGAATCAAGCTACTCAAGGTTTGATGAACGGAAATATGGATAACCTTCATCAAGTGATGATCACAGCTGAAAAAGCAAGTGTAACGATGCAAACGACTCTTGAGATTCGTAATAAAGTTGTTGAGGCCTACCAAGAAATAATGAGGATGCAAGTATAG
- the fliH gene encoding flagellar assembly protein FliH has translation MSKVIKSFHDHKEKSETSEVVIGIQSLSLFTARSEKSLENEDEESKVIRLKNQAYTLLEEAKNEAASITKEVEEYKEAQFKRLAEEEESWKKKLEAAYEQAKNEGYDAGFQKGVEQGHESWTSQLNEVKSFVDTLRDEYHNVLSETEPQMIILAMAAAEKILGKKLQETPETWISIVKQLVKEAREFEEIKLYVPPQWFELTQNYREELKNMLQSTATLFIYPDENLTENGAIIEFPFGKIDATLDVQLKEIREKLLEQLEVSDQ, from the coding sequence TTGTCTAAGGTCATAAAATCTTTTCACGATCACAAAGAGAAGTCTGAAACAAGTGAAGTAGTAATTGGTATTCAATCACTCTCTTTATTTACTGCGAGAAGCGAAAAGAGTTTAGAGAATGAGGACGAAGAGTCAAAGGTCATTCGCTTAAAAAACCAAGCGTATACCTTGCTAGAAGAAGCAAAGAACGAAGCAGCTTCTATAACCAAGGAAGTAGAAGAATATAAGGAAGCACAATTTAAAAGATTAGCTGAAGAAGAAGAATCTTGGAAAAAGAAGTTAGAAGCAGCTTATGAACAGGCGAAGAATGAAGGGTATGACGCTGGGTTTCAAAAAGGTGTAGAGCAAGGGCACGAAAGTTGGACTTCGCAATTAAATGAAGTGAAAAGTTTTGTGGATACATTAAGGGACGAATATCATAACGTTCTGAGTGAAACAGAGCCACAGATGATCATTCTAGCCATGGCAGCTGCGGAAAAAATCTTAGGGAAAAAGCTGCAAGAAACACCTGAAACGTGGATTTCTATCGTAAAGCAGCTTGTAAAAGAAGCTCGAGAGTTTGAAGAGATCAAGCTCTATGTTCCACCGCAATGGTTCGAACTTACACAAAACTATCGTGAGGAACTAAAGAACATGCTTCAATCGACAGCGACTCTTTTCATCTATCCAGATGAAAACTTGACTGAGAATGGTGCAATTATCGAGTTTCCTTTTGGAAAAATCGACGCAACGCTCGACGTTCAGCTAAAAGAGATCAGAGAAAAACTGCTAGAACAACTTGAGGTGTCAGATCAATGA